A genomic stretch from Nocardia wallacei includes:
- a CDS encoding OB-fold domain-containing protein, which produces MPYIGSIGTYLPCWGSRHSRATGDDEDAVTLAVEAGRAALAGGVPVERVVLVSRDMPLVDSSNAAVLLAGLGLDPELEVIERLGGAPATLDALSSARPRTVVIGVDVEPAGAAAVWVSEREGLQVRIASRVARSLPARTRNAVGAVHDYGDPRLLHERGLVASLSAAWLDTPVAVAGVDHKQAAAQCLTPPRLPTLGASSGLFALAWMGERGEAGLLVGVEQANLSGVTVVAGPTAVRRSEPAARALPAGEYVPGGDLPISLAAYERAFEAKVRWEAGRHGDSAELDFPPRYRIGPDGALSTDYTLVPLPRTGVVYAETTVRIPVPGSRSPYSLVLVELDDVGVRALAKVTGADPGSVGIGARGRMVLRRVAVRSGVPDYGYAFEPAAEAK; this is translated from the coding sequence ATGCCCTACATCGGGTCGATCGGGACGTACCTGCCCTGCTGGGGCAGCCGGCACAGCCGCGCGACCGGTGACGACGAGGACGCCGTGACGCTGGCGGTCGAGGCCGGGCGGGCGGCGCTGGCGGGCGGCGTCCCGGTGGAGCGCGTGGTGCTGGTCAGCCGGGACATGCCGCTGGTGGACAGCAGCAATGCCGCGGTGCTGCTGGCCGGTCTCGGGCTGGATCCGGAGCTGGAGGTGATCGAGCGATTGGGCGGCGCACCGGCGACGCTGGACGCGCTGAGTTCGGCGCGCCCGCGCACGGTGGTCATCGGTGTCGACGTCGAACCCGCGGGCGCGGCGGCGGTCTGGGTGTCCGAGCGGGAGGGCCTGCAGGTCCGGATCGCCTCCCGTGTCGCGCGCAGCCTGCCCGCCCGCACCCGCAACGCGGTCGGCGCGGTCCACGACTACGGCGATCCGCGGCTGTTGCACGAGCGCGGGCTGGTGGCGTCGCTGTCGGCGGCATGGCTCGACACGCCCGTGGCGGTCGCGGGGGTCGACCACAAACAGGCTGCGGCGCAATGTCTCACACCGCCGCGACTGCCCACGCTGGGCGCCAGTTCCGGGCTGTTCGCGCTGGCCTGGATGGGCGAGCGCGGCGAGGCGGGGTTGCTGGTCGGGGTGGAGCAGGCCAATCTGTCCGGGGTCACGGTGGTCGCCGGGCCGACCGCGGTGCGGCGCAGCGAACCGGCCGCGCGGGCGCTGCCCGCGGGCGAATACGTCCCCGGCGGCGATCTGCCGATCTCGCTGGCCGCCTACGAGCGGGCCTTCGAGGCCAAGGTGCGCTGGGAGGCCGGACGCCACGGCGACAGCGCGGAATTGGATTTCCCGCCGCGCTATCGGATCGGTCCCGACGGCGCGCTGAGCACCGACTACACGCTGGTGCCGTTGCCGCGCACCGGGGTGGTCTACGCGGAGACGACCGTGCGCATCCCCGTGCCCGGCTCGCGCAGTCCCTATTCGCTGGTGCTGGTGGAGCTCGACGACGTGGGTGTGCGGGCGCTGGCGAAGGTGACCGGCGCCGACCCCGGCAGTGTCGGCATCGGCGCCCGGGGTCGCATGGTGCTGCGCCGGGTGGCGGTGCGCTCCGGCGTGCCGGACTACGGCTACGCCTTCGAGCCCGCTGCGGAGGCGAAATGA
- a CDS encoding thiolase C-terminal domain-containing protein has product MRKVAVVGAGMTPFAEHFALGMKDLLPMAFAECAATVDKGLRPADLQAAWFGAMGTTDGPPSGVLADALGLPEIPVTHIENSCATGNDAVRNALFGIASGAVDVALVIGADKLRETAQKNLLGEWGMLMRDTAWDYQLGLFGPAGFALHVNRYLYESPATRAHLAMVAVKNHRHGARNPKARLRFEITLEQALQAPIVADPLGVYDCVPQSDGAAALVLAAEDVVDRYTDRPVWVRGVGLGLDSVMHQHKRDLTTFPATVRAARAAFAMAGLRPSDVDVAEVHDFFTGIELISYEDLGFADRFEAHKLLEAGVTSIGGSLPVNPSGGLKSKGHPPGATGVAQCVELFEQLRGTAVNQVDGARIGLAHNLGGPTAVSAVTILEGPH; this is encoded by the coding sequence ATGCGGAAGGTAGCCGTCGTCGGTGCGGGGATGACGCCGTTCGCCGAGCATTTCGCGCTCGGGATGAAGGATCTGCTGCCGATGGCGTTCGCCGAATGCGCGGCCACGGTGGACAAGGGTCTGCGCCCGGCGGATCTGCAGGCGGCCTGGTTCGGGGCGATGGGAACCACCGACGGCCCGCCCTCGGGCGTGCTGGCCGACGCGCTGGGACTGCCCGAGATTCCCGTCACCCACATCGAGAACTCGTGCGCCACAGGCAATGACGCGGTGCGCAACGCGCTGTTCGGCATCGCGTCCGGCGCGGTCGACGTGGCCCTGGTGATCGGAGCGGACAAGCTGCGCGAGACCGCGCAGAAGAACCTGCTCGGCGAGTGGGGCATGCTGATGCGGGACACGGCCTGGGACTACCAGCTGGGGCTGTTCGGGCCCGCCGGTTTCGCGCTGCACGTCAACCGCTACCTCTACGAATCCCCGGCCACCCGTGCGCATCTGGCGATGGTGGCGGTGAAGAACCATCGGCACGGCGCGCGAAACCCCAAGGCGCGTCTGCGTTTCGAGATCACCCTGGAACAGGCTCTGCAGGCCCCGATCGTGGCGGACCCGCTCGGCGTCTACGACTGTGTCCCGCAGAGTGACGGCGCGGCCGCCCTGGTGCTGGCCGCCGAGGATGTGGTGGACCGCTACACCGACCGCCCGGTGTGGGTGCGCGGCGTGGGACTGGGCCTGGATTCGGTGATGCACCAGCACAAGCGGGATCTGACCACCTTCCCGGCGACGGTCCGGGCGGCGCGGGCGGCCTTCGCCATGGCCGGCCTGCGCCCCTCCGATGTCGACGTCGCCGAGGTGCACGACTTCTTCACCGGCATCGAGCTGATCAGTTACGAGGATCTGGGTTTCGCCGACCGTTTCGAAGCGCACAAACTCCTCGAGGCGGGCGTCACCTCGATCGGCGGCAGCCTGCCGGTCAATCCGAGCGGCGGCCTGAAATCCAAGGGCCACCCACCGGGCGCCACCGGCGTCGCACAATGCGTCGAGCTGTTCGAACAGTTACGCGGCACCGCGGTCAACCAGGTCGACGGCGCGCGAATCGGCCTGGCGCACAACCTCGGAGGGCCGACCGCGGTGTCGGCGGTGACGATCCTGGAAGGCCCGCACTGA
- a CDS encoding FadD3 family acyl-CoA ligase, translating to MSWQTIPELVLSTADRFGAAEAVVDGEIRWSFRELADRVRGAAGALAAAGVGKGDRVAVWAPNSAKWIVAAFGVLTAGGVLVPVNTRLKTEEAGDIIARSGAKLVLVQQGFLGTQFTAGVPVVDLESGFLSSGTPFEADIAGTDIADIVYTSGTTGRPKGVMMNHLQTLRLYAEWCDLADLREGDRYLLVNPFFHTFGYKAGLISSLIRGATMLPVPVFEVDRVLELIARERITMLPGPPTLYHSLLAARGEHDLSSLRAAVTGAADIPVELIRRVREELPFRSIMTGYGLTEAGTATASRPGDTFEQIATTAGKPCAGVEVDIAADGEVLVRGYSVMQGYLDDPQATAEAIDARGWLHTGDLGRLDPEGRLIITGRKKDMFIVGGFNAYPAEIEGFLLEHPAVVQAAVIGVPDDRLGQVGRAFVVRRGTLSEAELIAWSRDRMAGFKVPRSIRFLDELPLNATGKVMKDRLR from the coding sequence ATGAGCTGGCAGACCATCCCGGAGCTGGTCCTGAGCACCGCCGACCGCTTCGGTGCCGCCGAAGCGGTCGTCGACGGTGAGATCCGCTGGAGTTTCCGCGAACTCGCCGATCGGGTGCGCGGGGCCGCCGGAGCGTTGGCCGCGGCGGGCGTCGGCAAGGGTGATCGGGTCGCGGTGTGGGCGCCCAACTCGGCGAAGTGGATCGTCGCGGCCTTCGGCGTGCTCACCGCGGGCGGCGTGCTGGTGCCGGTGAACACGCGGCTCAAGACCGAGGAGGCGGGCGACATCATCGCGCGCAGCGGCGCGAAACTGGTTCTGGTGCAACAGGGGTTCCTCGGCACGCAGTTCACCGCCGGGGTGCCCGTGGTGGATCTCGAGTCCGGCTTCCTCAGCAGTGGAACACCTTTCGAGGCGGACATCGCCGGCACCGACATCGCCGACATCGTCTACACCTCGGGCACCACCGGGCGGCCCAAGGGCGTGATGATGAATCACCTGCAGACCCTGCGCCTCTACGCCGAATGGTGCGATCTCGCCGATCTGCGCGAGGGCGACCGGTACCTCCTGGTCAACCCGTTCTTCCACACCTTCGGCTACAAGGCGGGCCTGATCTCGTCGCTGATCCGCGGTGCGACGATGCTGCCGGTCCCGGTGTTCGAGGTGGACCGGGTGCTGGAATTGATCGCGCGCGAGCGCATCACGATGCTCCCCGGCCCGCCCACGCTCTACCACTCGCTGCTGGCGGCGCGGGGCGAGCACGACCTGTCCTCGCTGCGAGCGGCGGTCACCGGTGCGGCCGACATCCCGGTCGAGCTGATCCGCCGCGTCCGCGAGGAACTGCCGTTCCGGTCGATCATGACCGGCTACGGGCTCACCGAGGCCGGCACCGCCACCGCCTCACGGCCCGGCGACACCTTCGAGCAGATCGCCACCACCGCCGGAAAGCCCTGCGCGGGAGTCGAAGTGGACATCGCCGCCGACGGCGAGGTACTCGTCCGCGGCTACAGCGTGATGCAGGGCTACCTGGACGATCCGCAGGCCACCGCCGAGGCGATCGACGCCCGAGGCTGGCTGCACACCGGCGATCTGGGCCGGCTCGACCCGGAAGGCCGATTGATCATCACCGGCCGCAAGAAGGACATGTTCATCGTCGGCGGCTTCAACGCCTACCCGGCCGAGATCGAGGGCTTCCTGCTGGAACACCCCGCGGTGGTCCAGGCCGCGGTCATCGGCGTCCCGGACGACCGCCTCGGCCAGGTCGGGCGCGCCTTCGTGGTGAGACGCGGCACCCTCAGCGAGGCCGAACTGATCGCCTGGAGCCGCGACCGCATGGCCGGCTTCAAGGTCCCCCGCTCCATCCGCTTCCTCGACGAACTCCCCCTCAACGCCACCGGCAAGGTGATGAAGGACCGGCTCCGCTGA
- a CDS encoding amidohydrolase family protein, producing the protein MTKVELPYQLFDADNHLYETKEALTRHLPKEYEGAIQYVEINGRTKIAVLGQISEYIPNPTFEVVARPGAMEEYFKHGNPEGKSRREIFGKSMKAIDAFRNPEARLKVMDELQLQRALMFPTLASLVEERMRNHPELIHAVIESLNRWMLDDWGQDGSFVHSGRIFTVPVITLPIVERAIDELNWAVVEHGAKAILVRPAPVPGFKGMRSFALPEFDPFWKRVVELDVLVTMHSSDSGYSRYDAEWDGNSLEMLPFQTNTFAMTNQWRPVTDAVASWVCHGALNRFPDLKIAVIENGSAWLEPLLQQLSDVYKKAPEGFGFRDPIEAIKQSLYVSPFWEEDLERLSQVMGADHVLFGSDWPHPEGLAEPARYIHEIKDMPLENQAKIMGGNLARLLKV; encoded by the coding sequence ATGACGAAGGTCGAGCTGCCCTACCAGCTCTTCGACGCGGACAACCATCTCTACGAGACCAAGGAAGCCCTCACCCGGCATCTGCCCAAGGAGTACGAGGGGGCGATCCAGTACGTCGAGATCAACGGCCGCACCAAGATCGCGGTGCTCGGCCAGATCAGCGAGTACATCCCCAACCCCACCTTCGAGGTCGTGGCCCGTCCCGGCGCGATGGAGGAGTACTTCAAGCACGGCAACCCCGAGGGCAAGAGCCGGCGGGAGATCTTCGGCAAGTCGATGAAGGCGATCGACGCCTTCCGCAATCCGGAGGCGCGGCTGAAGGTCATGGACGAGCTGCAGCTGCAGCGCGCGCTCATGTTCCCGACCCTGGCCAGCCTGGTCGAGGAGCGCATGCGCAACCACCCCGAGCTGATCCACGCGGTGATCGAATCGCTGAACCGCTGGATGCTCGACGACTGGGGTCAGGACGGTAGCTTCGTGCACTCCGGCCGCATCTTCACCGTCCCGGTGATCACCCTGCCGATCGTCGAGCGGGCGATCGACGAGCTGAACTGGGCGGTGGTCGAGCACGGTGCCAAGGCGATCCTGGTGCGCCCGGCCCCGGTGCCCGGCTTCAAGGGCATGCGCTCGTTCGCGCTGCCGGAGTTCGACCCGTTCTGGAAGCGGGTCGTGGAGCTGGACGTGCTGGTCACCATGCACTCCTCGGACAGCGGCTATTCCCGCTACGACGCGGAGTGGGACGGCAACAGCCTGGAGATGCTGCCGTTCCAGACCAACACCTTCGCCATGACCAACCAGTGGCGGCCGGTGACCGACGCGGTGGCGTCATGGGTGTGCCACGGCGCGCTGAACCGGTTCCCGGATCTGAAGATCGCGGTCATCGAGAACGGCTCGGCCTGGCTGGAGCCGCTGCTGCAGCAGCTGTCGGACGTGTACAAGAAGGCGCCCGAGGGCTTCGGCTTCCGCGACCCGATCGAGGCCATCAAGCAGAGCCTCTACGTCAGCCCGTTCTGGGAAGAGGACCTCGAGCGGCTGTCGCAGGTCATGGGCGCCGACCACGTGCTGTTCGGTTCCGACTGGCCGCATCCGGAGGGTCTGGCCGAGCCCGCGCGCTACATCCACGAGATCAAGGACATGCCGCTGGAGAATCAGGCCAAGATCATGGGTGGCAATCTGGCGCGGCTGCTGAAGGTATGA
- a CDS encoding AMP-binding protein, whose amino-acid sequence MRTIPLDLVRRYRAEGWWTDETIGDLLAAGLAAAPGTAFRIHSATRPWSGTFGEVERVARRLAAGLRRRGVAPGDTIAFQLPNSMEAAAVFWASAFLGAVVVPIVHFYGHKELTYILDAARPQVFVTTDRPDSAELRDRVPVVAVVGRDFEQLLDPEPMPGVTRCAPADPALIAYTSGTTRAPKGVVHTHRTLVYETRQLAGMYPADRGDQLTAAPVGHFIGMINALLIPVLDRVPINLVDVWDPAAVLALMTAHRLTVGGGVPYYLTSLLDHPDYTPEHLPYLRYAGLGGAPVPAAVTTRLSRLGIVVYRSYGSTEHPSITGSHHTAPEDKRLFTDGRALPGVEVRLAADGEILSRGPDLCLGYTDPDLTAAAFDADGWYHTGDIGVLDADGYLTITDRKSDMIIRGGENISALEVEEVLLTLPGVAEAIAVAVPDDRLGERTAAVLRLLPGRTPPTLDELRAHFAAAGPAKQKWPEEVHVVADFPRTASGKIQKFMVRRDLAAARREGIAAHQ is encoded by the coding sequence ATGCGCACGATCCCCCTCGATCTCGTCCGGCGCTACCGGGCGGAGGGCTGGTGGACCGACGAGACGATCGGCGATCTGCTGGCGGCCGGCCTGGCCGCCGCGCCCGGCACCGCATTCCGCATCCACTCGGCGACGCGGCCGTGGTCGGGCACGTTCGGCGAGGTGGAGCGGGTAGCCCGGCGGCTGGCCGCCGGACTGCGCCGGCGCGGCGTAGCGCCCGGCGACACCATCGCCTTCCAGCTGCCCAATTCGATGGAGGCCGCGGCGGTCTTCTGGGCGTCGGCGTTCCTGGGCGCCGTGGTGGTCCCGATCGTGCACTTCTACGGGCACAAGGAACTCACCTACATCCTCGACGCCGCACGGCCGCAGGTCTTCGTGACCACCGACCGGCCCGACAGCGCCGAGCTGCGCGACCGCGTTCCGGTGGTCGCGGTGGTCGGGCGGGACTTCGAGCAACTGCTCGACCCCGAGCCGATGCCGGGCGTAACGCGCTGCGCCCCAGCCGATCCCGCGCTGATCGCCTACACCTCCGGCACCACCCGCGCGCCGAAGGGCGTGGTGCACACTCACCGCACGCTGGTCTACGAGACCCGGCAGCTGGCGGGGATGTACCCGGCCGACCGCGGCGACCAGCTCACCGCGGCGCCGGTCGGCCACTTCATCGGCATGATCAACGCGCTGCTGATCCCGGTGCTGGACCGGGTACCGATCAACCTCGTCGACGTCTGGGATCCGGCCGCGGTCCTCGCACTGATGACCGCACATCGGCTGACCGTCGGCGGCGGCGTGCCGTACTACCTGACCAGTCTGCTCGACCATCCCGACTACACCCCCGAGCACCTGCCGTACCTGCGCTACGCCGGGCTCGGCGGCGCGCCGGTCCCGGCGGCGGTGACCACCCGGCTGTCGCGGCTGGGCATCGTGGTCTATCGCTCCTACGGCAGCACCGAGCATCCCTCGATCACCGGTTCGCACCACACCGCACCGGAGGACAAGCGGCTGTTCACCGACGGCCGGGCGCTGCCGGGGGTCGAGGTGCGGCTGGCCGCGGACGGCGAAATCCTCAGTCGCGGACCGGATCTCTGCCTGGGCTACACCGATCCCGACCTCACCGCCGCCGCCTTCGACGCCGACGGCTGGTACCACACCGGCGATATCGGCGTCCTCGACGCGGACGGCTACCTGACCATCACCGATCGCAAATCCGACATGATCATTCGCGGCGGCGAGAACATCAGCGCGCTCGAGGTCGAGGAGGTGCTGCTGACGCTGCCCGGCGTCGCCGAGGCGATCGCGGTGGCCGTGCCGGACGACCGGCTGGGCGAGCGCACGGCCGCGGTGCTGCGCCTGCTCCCCGGGCGCACCCCGCCCACCCTGGACGAGCTGCGCGCCCACTTCGCCGCGGCCGGTCCGGCCAAGCAGAAGTGGCCGGAGGAAGTGCACGTCGTCGCGGATTTTCCGCGCACCGCCAGCGGCAAGATCCAGAAGTTCATGGTCCGCCGCGACCTGGCGGCCGCGCGCCGCGAGGGCATTGCGGCTCACCAATGA
- a CDS encoding enoyl-CoA hydratase/isomerase family protein, with translation MVELELDDGLAVVTINRPHARNAIAPETMDQLEQAIDAAAGARALALTGAGERAFVSGGDLKELAALRTEAQAAEMAWRMRGVCDRLAAFPGPVVAALNGHALGGGAEVAVAADIRIAADDIKIGFNQVSLAIMPAWGGAERLAALVGRGRALLLAGSGVILDAAAAERAGLVDRVLPRAEFDRGWRAAARSLATAPAADIKRVLAGAPPAEAVAAFARLWVAEEHWAAADRVMNRAK, from the coding sequence ATGGTAGAGCTCGAGCTGGACGACGGTCTGGCGGTGGTGACCATCAATCGCCCGCACGCCCGCAATGCCATCGCCCCCGAGACGATGGATCAGTTGGAGCAGGCGATCGATGCCGCCGCCGGGGCTCGGGCACTGGCGCTGACCGGGGCGGGTGAGCGTGCCTTCGTCTCCGGCGGCGATCTCAAGGAACTCGCCGCGCTGCGGACCGAGGCGCAGGCGGCCGAGATGGCCTGGCGGATGCGCGGCGTCTGCGATCGGCTCGCGGCGTTCCCGGGGCCGGTGGTGGCGGCGTTGAACGGGCACGCGCTGGGCGGCGGGGCGGAGGTCGCGGTGGCCGCCGACATCCGGATCGCGGCCGACGACATCAAGATCGGCTTCAATCAGGTGTCGCTGGCGATCATGCCCGCCTGGGGCGGTGCCGAGCGGCTGGCCGCGCTGGTCGGCCGCGGCCGCGCGTTGCTGCTCGCGGGTTCCGGGGTGATTCTCGACGCCGCGGCCGCCGAGCGGGCCGGGCTCGTCGACCGGGTGCTGCCGCGCGCGGAGTTCGACCGGGGCTGGCGCGCGGCCGCGCGCTCGCTGGCGACGGCGCCCGCGGCCGACATCAAGCGCGTGCTGGCGGGAGCGCCGCCGGCCGAGGCCGTCGCGGCGTTCGCGCGGCTGTGGGTCGCCGAGGAGCACTGGGCGGCGGCGGACCGAGTGATGAACCGCGCCAAGTGA
- a CDS encoding cytochrome P450 — MTDFDSVDYFTDPSLVPDPHPYFDHLRSKCPVTRESQHGVYAVTGYEESVEVLKDAELFSSVIAVGGPFPPLPFEVEGEDIGALIEQHRTRMPMFEHMVTMDPPQHTYARSLLARLLTPARLKENEDFMWRLADRQLDEFLEQGRCEFLAEYAKPFSLLVVADVLGVPEEDHQQFRTVLGADRPGARVGSLDDEVLVSNPLEWLDDKFSAYIGERRENPRDDVLTSLALAKYPDGSTPEIIDVVRSATFLFAAGQETTAKLLSAALRVLGDHPEVQRQLREDRSRIPAFIEETLRMDSPVKSGFRLAKRATTIGDVEIPVGSTVMFCPGAANRDPRRFEQPHEFRLDRKNFREHMAFGRGVHTCPGSPLARAEGRVSIERILDRMLDIRIDEQRHGPADARRYDYEPTYILRGLSNLHITFTPNP, encoded by the coding sequence ATGACTGACTTCGATTCGGTGGACTACTTCACCGATCCCTCGCTCGTCCCCGATCCGCACCCGTACTTCGACCATCTGCGGTCGAAATGCCCGGTGACGCGGGAATCGCAGCACGGTGTGTACGCGGTGACCGGGTACGAGGAGTCGGTGGAGGTGCTCAAGGACGCCGAGCTGTTCTCGTCGGTGATCGCGGTGGGCGGCCCATTCCCGCCCCTGCCGTTCGAGGTGGAGGGCGAGGACATCGGCGCCTTGATCGAGCAGCACCGCACCCGGATGCCGATGTTCGAGCACATGGTCACGATGGACCCGCCGCAGCACACTTATGCGCGCTCGCTGCTGGCCCGGCTGCTGACCCCCGCCCGGCTGAAGGAGAACGAGGATTTCATGTGGCGGCTGGCGGACCGCCAGCTCGACGAGTTCCTCGAGCAGGGCCGGTGCGAGTTCCTCGCCGAATACGCCAAGCCGTTCTCGCTGCTGGTCGTCGCCGACGTGCTGGGCGTGCCCGAGGAGGACCATCAGCAGTTCCGCACGGTGCTCGGCGCCGACCGGCCCGGCGCCCGCGTCGGATCCCTCGACGACGAGGTGCTGGTGTCCAATCCGCTGGAGTGGCTGGACGACAAGTTCTCCGCGTATATCGGTGAGCGCCGGGAGAATCCGCGCGACGACGTGCTGACCTCGCTGGCGCTGGCGAAATATCCGGACGGTTCCACCCCCGAGATCATCGACGTGGTGCGGTCGGCGACGTTCCTGTTCGCCGCCGGGCAGGAGACCACCGCCAAGCTGCTGAGCGCGGCGCTGCGCGTGCTGGGCGACCACCCCGAGGTGCAGCGGCAGCTGCGCGAGGACCGCAGCCGGATCCCGGCCTTCATCGAGGAGACCCTGCGCATGGACTCGCCCGTGAAGAGCGGGTTCCGGTTGGCGAAGCGGGCGACGACCATCGGCGACGTCGAGATCCCGGTGGGATCGACGGTGATGTTCTGCCCCGGCGCCGCCAACCGCGACCCGCGCCGCTTCGAGCAGCCGCACGAATTCCGCTTGGACCGCAAGAACTTCCGCGAGCACATGGCGTTCGGGCGCGGCGTGCACACCTGCCCCGGCAGCCCGCTCGCCCGCGCCGAGGGCCGGGTGTCGATCGAGCGGATCCTGGACCGGATGCTCGACATCCGGATCGACGAGCAGCGCCACGGCCCCGCCGACGCGCGGCGCTACGACTACGAGCCCACCTACATCCTGCGCGGGCTGTCGAACCTGCACATCACCTTCACGCCCAACCCCTGA
- a CDS encoding mycofactocin-coupled SDR family oxidoreductase: protein MTGRVDGKVAFITGAARGQGRSHAVRLAQEGADIIAVDVCKPVSGTDLIPASTPEDLAETADLVKGLGRRIVTAEVDVRDYDALKSAVDSGVEQLGRLDIVVANAGIGNGGETLDKTSEQDWQTMIDINLGGVWKAAKAGVPHLISAGGGSIILTSSVGGLKAYPNTGHYVAAKHGVVGLMRAFAVELGQHSIRVNSVHPTNVNTPMFMNEGTMKLFRPDLENPTQEDFAPVAQFMHTLPVGWVEPVDISNAVLYLASDEARYVTGVTLPVDAGSMLK, encoded by the coding sequence ATGACCGGACGGGTCGACGGAAAGGTCGCATTCATCACCGGCGCGGCACGCGGCCAGGGCCGCAGCCACGCCGTGCGGTTGGCGCAGGAGGGCGCCGACATCATCGCGGTCGACGTCTGTAAACCGGTCAGCGGCACCGACCTGATCCCGGCGTCCACGCCGGAGGATCTGGCCGAGACCGCCGATCTGGTGAAGGGTCTCGGCCGCCGCATCGTGACGGCCGAGGTGGACGTGCGCGACTACGACGCGCTGAAGTCCGCCGTGGACAGCGGCGTGGAGCAGCTGGGGCGGCTGGACATCGTCGTGGCCAACGCCGGCATCGGCAACGGCGGCGAGACGCTGGACAAGACCAGTGAACAAGACTGGCAGACGATGATCGACATCAACCTGGGCGGTGTCTGGAAGGCGGCGAAAGCCGGTGTGCCACATCTGATCTCGGCCGGGGGCGGCTCGATCATCCTCACCAGTTCGGTGGGCGGGCTCAAGGCGTACCCGAACACCGGGCACTATGTCGCGGCCAAGCACGGCGTGGTCGGCCTGATGCGCGCGTTCGCGGTCGAGCTGGGCCAGCATTCCATCCGGGTCAACTCGGTGCATCCGACGAACGTGAACACGCCGATGTTCATGAACGAGGGCACGATGAAGCTGTTCCGGCCGGATCTGGAGAACCCGACCCAGGAGGACTTCGCCCCGGTGGCGCAGTTCATGCACACGCTCCCGGTCGGCTGGGTGGAGCCGGTCGACATCAGCAACGCGGTGCTGTACCTGGCCTCCGACGAGGCGCGCTACGTCACCGGCGTCACGCTGCCGGTCGACGCGGGCAGCATGCTCAAATAG
- a CDS encoding TetR family transcriptional regulator — translation MERTGNQDAAAKIIETVLELLETEGYDAVQLREVARRARVSLTTVYKLYPTRDDLMLAAVEQWLATNTYGMLTEAPEGESLRDGIVRLLRSVFEPWEHHPRMLEAYFQARSGPRGHRLDEQGFDAILPAASALFDDIDPDYVADIGMVLTNMTYALIGRFAAGSLEITEILPALERIVYRLTTNNEPLAAPASAQRPQPGEAPTLVLRPSFISPYDPGPSNTGDTGPL, via the coding sequence GTGGAGAGGACGGGCAACCAGGACGCGGCCGCCAAGATCATCGAGACCGTGCTGGAGCTACTCGAGACCGAGGGATACGACGCGGTCCAGTTACGCGAAGTGGCCCGCCGGGCACGGGTTTCGCTGACGACGGTCTACAAGCTGTACCCGACTCGCGACGATCTGATGCTGGCCGCCGTGGAACAGTGGCTGGCCACCAACACCTACGGCATGTTGACCGAGGCGCCCGAGGGCGAGTCCCTGCGCGACGGCATCGTGCGCCTGCTGCGCAGCGTATTCGAACCGTGGGAGCATCATCCGCGCATGCTCGAGGCGTACTTCCAGGCGCGGTCGGGTCCGCGCGGCCATCGGCTCGACGAGCAGGGCTTCGACGCCATCCTGCCGGCCGCCAGCGCCCTGTTCGACGATATCGACCCCGACTACGTGGCCGACATCGGCATGGTGCTGACCAACATGACCTACGCCCTGATCGGCCGCTTCGCCGCCGGGTCGCTCGAGATCACCGAGATCCTGCCGGCGCTCGAGCGCATCGTCTACCGTCTGACCACCAACAACGAACCACTCGCGGCGCCCGCGAGCGCCCAGCGCCCGCAGCCCGGCGAGGCGCCCACGCTGGTCCTGCGGCCGTCGTTCATCTCGCCCTACGATCCGGGTCCGAGCAACACCGGGGACACCGGACCGCTGTGA